A portion of the Micromonospora tarapacensis genome contains these proteins:
- a CDS encoding SAM-dependent methyltransferase, whose protein sequence is MQRPDWAPETIDVERPSVARMYDYYLGGSHNFAVDRAAARAMVAAVPQAPLMAQANRAFLRRAVQFLTTAGVRQFLDIGSGIPTVGNVHEIAQRHAPESRVVYVDVDPVAVAHSREILAGDERTAVVQEDLRHPERILAHPDVRALLDFSRPVAVLVVAVLHFVSDDDRPGEVLRTLRAALAPGSYLVLSQASDDGRDEAERAEAEEVYRRTDNPLWVRPRAELTGFFDGFDLVEPGVVWVPQWRPETPESAEDAEQAVFLGGVGRLSG, encoded by the coding sequence TTGCAGCGGCCGGACTGGGCACCCGAGACGATCGACGTGGAACGCCCGAGCGTCGCCCGCATGTACGACTACTACCTCGGCGGCTCGCACAACTTCGCGGTCGACCGGGCGGCGGCCCGGGCGATGGTGGCGGCGGTGCCCCAGGCACCGCTCATGGCCCAGGCCAACCGCGCTTTCCTGCGCCGGGCGGTGCAGTTCCTCACCACCGCCGGCGTCCGGCAGTTCCTGGACATCGGCTCGGGCATCCCCACCGTCGGCAACGTGCACGAGATCGCCCAGCGGCACGCTCCCGAGTCCCGGGTGGTCTACGTCGACGTCGACCCCGTCGCCGTCGCACACAGCCGGGAGATCCTGGCCGGCGACGAGCGCACGGCGGTGGTCCAGGAGGACCTGCGCCACCCCGAGCGGATCCTCGCCCACCCCGACGTCCGCGCGCTGCTCGACTTCTCCCGACCGGTGGCCGTGCTGGTCGTGGCGGTGCTGCACTTCGTCTCCGACGACGACCGGCCGGGTGAGGTGCTGCGGACCCTGCGCGCGGCCCTGGCCCCGGGCAGCTACCTGGTCCTGTCCCAGGCCAGCGACGACGGCCGGGACGAGGCCGAGCGGGCCGAGGCCGAGGAGGTCTACCGGCGCACCGACAATCCGCTGTGGGTGCGTCCTCGGGCCGAGCTGACCGGGTTCTTCGACGGGTTCGACCTGGTCGAGCCCGGGGTGGTGTGGGTGCCGCAGTGGCGTCCGGAGACCCCGGAAAGCGCCGAGGACGCCGAGCAGGCCGTGTTCCTCGGCGGGGTCGGGCGGCTCAGTGGGTGA
- a CDS encoding putative bifunctional diguanylate cyclase/phosphodiesterase: MTQAQLETLLQRLTDLLAKALRAEPLDLRVGHRVADELVGAHIASAEALGRTVEVIQLRLVRDLDLDADDIEDRMARLLGAVATGYARALRDRTLDEQESIRRAALTARAEAEQALRASEARFRHQATHDPLTDLPNRTLFAERLAAAVAVDDDRRVGLCFLDLDRFKRVNDSYGHQIGDRALTAAARRLRRAVEPHLVARLGGDAFVVLVECSTGTGDVVAVAEAALAALSEPVVVDGQDVTVTASVGIVERRVAGTSPDDLMRAAGSTLHWAKTVGGAGWALYDAERDGREQARQELSAAIPAGLERGEFFLDYQPLTSLRDGSMLGVEALVRWRHPRLGVLHPDSFIGLAEETGLIVQLGGWVLAEACREAVGWTAASGEPPYVSVNLAVRQIRRPGLVQEVCALLRHTGLPPNRLQLEITESTMMTTTEEPVRALRALADLGIRIAIDDFGTGYSNLAYLRDLPVTELKVAGEFVRGLRAPEARADERILASLVSLAHALDLTVTAEGVETGGQAERLRAIGCDAGQGWHFGRPAPADHIVARIR, encoded by the coding sequence ATGACCCAGGCTCAGCTGGAAACGCTGTTGCAGCGGCTCACCGACCTGCTGGCCAAGGCCCTGCGGGCGGAGCCGCTCGACCTGCGGGTCGGGCACCGGGTCGCCGACGAACTCGTCGGCGCGCACATCGCCTCGGCCGAGGCGCTCGGCCGGACCGTGGAGGTGATCCAGCTCCGGCTGGTCCGCGACCTCGACCTGGACGCCGACGACATCGAGGACCGGATGGCCCGGCTGCTGGGCGCGGTCGCCACCGGGTACGCCCGGGCACTGCGCGACCGGACGCTCGACGAGCAGGAGTCGATCCGGCGGGCCGCGCTGACCGCCCGCGCCGAGGCGGAACAGGCCCTGCGGGCCAGCGAGGCCCGCTTCCGGCACCAGGCCACCCATGATCCGCTCACCGACCTGCCCAATCGCACGCTCTTCGCCGAGCGCCTCGCCGCGGCCGTGGCCGTCGACGATGACCGCCGGGTCGGACTGTGCTTCCTCGACCTGGACCGGTTCAAGCGGGTCAACGACTCGTACGGCCACCAGATCGGGGACCGGGCCCTCACCGCGGCGGCGCGGCGGCTGCGGCGGGCCGTCGAGCCCCACCTCGTCGCCCGGCTCGGCGGGGACGCCTTCGTCGTCCTCGTCGAGTGCTCCACCGGCACCGGGGACGTGGTCGCCGTCGCCGAGGCGGCGCTGGCCGCCCTGTCCGAGCCGGTGGTGGTCGACGGGCAGGACGTGACGGTCACGGCGAGCGTGGGCATCGTGGAGCGGCGGGTGGCCGGCACCTCACCGGACGACCTGATGCGAGCGGCGGGCAGCACCCTGCACTGGGCCAAGACCGTCGGAGGCGCGGGATGGGCACTGTACGACGCGGAGCGCGACGGTCGGGAACAGGCCCGACAGGAGCTGAGCGCGGCGATCCCGGCGGGCCTGGAGCGTGGCGAGTTCTTCCTCGACTACCAGCCGTTGACCTCGTTGCGCGACGGCTCGATGCTCGGGGTGGAGGCGCTGGTGCGCTGGCGCCACCCGCGCCTGGGTGTGCTGCACCCGGACAGCTTCATCGGGTTGGCCGAGGAGACCGGGCTGATCGTGCAGCTCGGCGGGTGGGTGCTCGCCGAGGCGTGCCGGGAGGCGGTCGGCTGGACGGCCGCCTCGGGTGAGCCGCCGTACGTCAGCGTCAACCTGGCGGTGCGTCAGATCCGCCGGCCCGGCCTGGTGCAGGAGGTGTGCGCCCTGCTGCGACACACCGGCCTGCCACCGAACCGGCTCCAGCTGGAGATCACCGAGAGCACCATGATGACCACCACGGAGGAACCGGTACGGGCCCTGCGGGCCCTGGCCGACCTCGGCATCCGCATCGCCATCGACGACTTCGGCACCGGCTACAGCAACCTGGCGTACCTGCGGGACCTGCCGGTGACCGAGCTGAAGGTGGCCGGCGAGTTCGTCCGCGGGCTGCGCGCGCCGGAGGCTCGCGCGGACGAGCGCATCCTCGCCTCGCTGGTCTCCCTGGCGCACGCCCTGGACCTGACGGTCACCGCCGAGGGTGTGGAGACCGGCGGGCAGGCCGAACGGCTCCGGGCGATCGGCTGTGACGCCGGCCAGGGCTGGCACTTCGGCCGCCCCGCCCCCGCCGACCACATCGTCGCCCGCATCCGCTGA
- a CDS encoding SRPBCC family protein: MADSSTQSITIGAAPDRVAAVICDFPSYPEWTDAVREVEVVEEYEDGYASQVRFVLDAGVLVDEYVLAYAYAEDLSRIEWHLLAPSRMQKAQRGAYDLVAEADDVTTVTYTLEVELAVGMIGMFRRKAEKMIMDAALKQLKRRVEASGAAQ; the protein is encoded by the coding sequence ATGGCGGACTCCTCCACCCAGTCGATCACCATCGGTGCCGCACCGGACCGGGTGGCGGCGGTCATCTGCGACTTTCCGAGCTACCCCGAGTGGACCGACGCGGTCCGCGAGGTCGAGGTCGTCGAGGAGTACGAGGACGGCTACGCCAGCCAGGTCCGTTTCGTCCTCGACGCCGGTGTGCTGGTCGACGAGTACGTGCTGGCGTACGCGTACGCCGAGGATCTGTCCCGCATCGAGTGGCACCTGCTCGCCCCGTCGCGGATGCAGAAGGCCCAGCGTGGCGCGTACGACCTGGTCGCCGAGGCCGATGACGTCACCACGGTGACCTACACCCTGGAGGTGGAGCTCGCGGTCGGGATGATCGGGATGTTCCGCCGCAAGGCCGAAAAAATGATCATGGATGCCGCGTTGAAGCAACTCAAGCGCCGGGTAGAAGCATCAGGTGCGGCGCAGTGA
- a CDS encoding ROK family glucokinase, with translation MTLTIGVDVGGTKVAGGVVDDTGTVLVQTRRDTPADDVGKTRDVIIELVSELAAGHEIQAVGIGAAGWIDASRSTVLFAPNLAWRDEPLRAYVSAAVELPVIVENDGNVAAWAEFRYGAARHADDSMVMFTIGTGVGGGIVLGGDLVRGANGIAAELGHMLTVPDGHQCGCGRLGCIEQYASGSALVRFARAAARQEPHRATALLELADGEAEAITGPMVTAAAKGGDPVSAEAFAQVGRWLGTSLADMAQILDPQILVVGGGVIDAGDLLMGPTRRSFTESLAQRSRLSVAEIRPAELGNSAGVIGAADLARRI, from the coding sequence GTGACGCTGACCATCGGAGTCGACGTCGGTGGCACCAAGGTGGCCGGCGGTGTCGTCGATGACACCGGCACGGTCCTCGTGCAGACCCGACGGGACACCCCCGCCGACGACGTCGGTAAGACCCGCGACGTCATCATCGAGCTGGTCAGCGAACTGGCCGCCGGGCACGAGATCCAGGCGGTCGGCATCGGTGCGGCCGGATGGATCGACGCCAGCCGCTCCACCGTGCTCTTCGCCCCCAACCTGGCCTGGCGCGACGAGCCGCTGCGGGCGTACGTCAGCGCGGCGGTCGAGCTGCCGGTGATCGTGGAGAACGACGGCAACGTCGCCGCCTGGGCGGAGTTCCGCTACGGCGCCGCCCGGCACGCCGACGACTCGATGGTCATGTTCACCATCGGCACCGGTGTCGGCGGCGGCATCGTGCTCGGCGGCGACCTGGTCCGGGGGGCCAACGGCATCGCCGCCGAACTGGGCCACATGCTCACCGTCCCCGACGGGCACCAGTGCGGCTGCGGGCGGCTTGGCTGCATCGAGCAGTACGCCAGCGGCAGCGCGCTGGTCCGGTTCGCCCGCGCCGCCGCCCGGCAGGAGCCGCACCGGGCCACCGCCCTGCTGGAGCTGGCCGACGGCGAGGCCGAGGCGATCACCGGACCGATGGTCACCGCCGCGGCCAAGGGCGGCGACCCGGTGTCCGCGGAGGCGTTCGCCCAGGTCGGACGCTGGCTGGGGACAAGCCTGGCCGACATGGCGCAGATCCTCGACCCGCAGATCCTCGTCGTCGGCGGTGGCGTCATCGACGCCGGTGACCTGCTCATGGGCCCGACCCGTCGCTCGTTCACCGAGTCCCTGGCGCAGCGCAGCCGGTTGTCGGTGGCCGAGATCCGCCCGGCCGAACTGGGCAACTCCGCCGGTGTCATCGGCGCGGCCGACCTGGCCCGGCGGATCTAG
- a CDS encoding sensor histidine kinase, giving the protein MPASTSALARSHPLAVAARVVVLALVAVLTLFATRDLTQLWWIVLLALAGLPASLAPQHRLVGPLSRVAEVVVLGLAASQVAAVAAVGGHIGGLGASAVLPYLAVPVTVTALRRRFREGAALIAVAAGTLLVAGAGTDVGGVRQLAQPGYLAVCAQWLILATLGLYAAGTLHRVMQLRHDGKPQPYAEATRLLTQLRTVARQLPGATLDPGGISEHLLEELRTVARTDRGAVLSASGGGRLVVLAQLGADRVDWETTLDADSAIADAWASQQAQTAARSQSRSHRGGEVSALIVPLVAGLRTVGLVVLEADVAQAYPPTVVAQVTGLTGPAALRLEAALLFDEVRSLATNEERQRLAREIHDGVAQELVMVGYGIDNALATVHSDAEETAESLRLLRQEVTRVITELRLSLFELRSEVDRQGGLAAAIAEYARTVGASGGLRVHLSLDESTARLPAATEAELLRIAQEAVTNARKHAGAANLWVTCEVDPPYAQIEVSDDGHGIGDQRSDGHYGLAIMAERAERIRGRLEIRPRQPSGTTVAVVVGSSPRRDNVRGSAAAAEGE; this is encoded by the coding sequence GTGCCCGCCTCGACATCCGCCCTGGCCCGTTCCCATCCGCTCGCCGTGGCGGCCCGCGTGGTCGTGCTGGCGCTGGTCGCCGTACTGACCCTGTTCGCCACCCGCGACCTGACCCAGCTGTGGTGGATCGTCCTGCTGGCCCTGGCGGGACTGCCCGCGTCGCTGGCCCCCCAGCACCGGCTCGTCGGACCGCTCAGCCGGGTGGCGGAGGTGGTGGTGCTCGGCCTCGCCGCGAGCCAGGTCGCCGCGGTCGCCGCGGTCGGCGGGCACATCGGCGGCCTCGGCGCCTCCGCGGTGCTGCCCTACCTCGCGGTGCCGGTGACCGTCACGGCGCTGCGCCGCCGCTTCCGCGAGGGCGCCGCGCTGATCGCCGTGGCCGCCGGCACCCTGCTGGTCGCCGGGGCCGGCACCGACGTCGGCGGCGTCCGCCAGCTCGCCCAGCCGGGATACCTCGCGGTCTGCGCCCAGTGGCTGATCCTGGCCACGCTGGGGCTCTACGCCGCCGGCACCCTGCACCGGGTGATGCAGCTCCGGCACGACGGCAAGCCCCAGCCGTACGCGGAGGCGACCCGGCTGCTGACCCAGCTGCGCACGGTGGCCCGGCAGTTGCCCGGGGCGACCCTGGACCCGGGCGGGATCTCCGAACACCTGCTGGAGGAGTTGCGCACGGTGGCCCGCACCGACCGCGGGGCGGTGCTGTCCGCCAGCGGCGGTGGCCGGCTGGTGGTGCTCGCCCAACTCGGCGCGGACCGGGTCGACTGGGAGACCACGCTCGACGCGGACTCGGCCATCGCCGACGCCTGGGCCAGCCAGCAGGCGCAGACCGCGGCTCGCTCGCAGTCCCGCTCGCACCGGGGCGGGGAGGTCTCCGCGCTGATCGTGCCGCTGGTCGCCGGGCTGCGCACGGTCGGTCTGGTCGTGCTGGAGGCCGACGTCGCGCAGGCGTACCCACCCACGGTGGTGGCCCAGGTGACCGGGCTGACCGGGCCGGCGGCGCTGCGCCTGGAGGCCGCCCTGCTCTTCGACGAGGTCCGGTCGCTGGCCACCAACGAGGAACGGCAGCGGCTGGCCCGGGAGATCCACGACGGGGTGGCCCAGGAGTTGGTGATGGTCGGCTACGGCATCGACAACGCCCTGGCCACCGTGCACTCCGACGCCGAGGAGACCGCCGAGTCGCTGCGCCTGCTCCGCCAGGAGGTCACCCGGGTGATCACCGAGTTGCGGCTGAGCCTGTTCGAGTTGCGCAGCGAGGTGGACCGGCAGGGTGGTCTGGCCGCCGCGATCGCCGAGTACGCCCGTACCGTCGGCGCCTCCGGCGGCCTGCGGGTACACCTGTCGCTGGACGAGTCCACCGCCCGGCTGCCCGCCGCCACCGAGGCCGAGCTGCTGCGCATCGCCCAGGAGGCGGTCACCAACGCCCGCAAGCACGCCGGGGCGGCCAACCTCTGGGTCACCTGCGAGGTGGACCCACCGTACGCGCAGATCGAAGTGTCGGATGACGGTCACGGCATAGGTGACCAGCGCTCGGATGGGCACTATGGTCTTGCGATCATGGCCGAGAGAGCGGAACGTATCCGGGGCCGGTTGGAGATCAGGCCGCGACAGCCGAGCGGGACGACCGTCGCGGTGGTGGTCGGCTCGTCACCACGGCGCGATAACGTTCGCGGTAGCGCCGCCGCAGCAGAAGGGGAGTAA